The following proteins are co-located in the Terriglobia bacterium genome:
- a CDS encoding TIGR03435 family protein → MMRVCVVLTVAAVLSGSGFGQSTRTRPTFEIADVHESSRIIRNGILGRIGGKEGFRTSLRGERYEVRNATMVDLIGTAYTVDSDRVSGGPSWLEFDQFDVTALVPPNTQQATLNLMLQSLLADRFKLMVHNDTKLIPGFVLSVGKSKLKDADVSGKTGCQSQPVIERQIIMVNLSCRNITMDAFAAELKGRAGGYVLNSTGLKGSWDLDIRFTDKSQPAGSERVTLLDGINTQLGLKLQEQTVLTPVILVDGVNEKPSVNPPDTAKRLPPLPPAAFEVAVIKPTGTGGNEVGAGGIQPGGRVMISGGIIPLHSVISIAWNLDPNEELIGAPKWLDSARFDMIATLPAAFRGADAATAPIPEMLQTLLMDRFKMKIHYEDRLVAAYALVAAKPKLKKADASTRTGCKLENLSRTGQVISQPVSCQNMTMAQFASQLQSIAGPYGGPYFRYPIVDATGLDGGWDFSFAFDPLVALQAAGRGNPFSGGPAGATSDPVGGLSLVDVIDKQLGLKLEAQKRTYPVFIVDHIEERPTDN, encoded by the coding sequence ATGATGCGAGTATGCGTTGTTTTAACGGTGGCTGCCGTTCTGTCGGGTTCGGGATTTGGTCAATCGACGCGTACACGTCCCACGTTTGAAATTGCGGATGTCCATGAGAGCTCTCGAATTATCCGCAATGGCATATTGGGCCGGATTGGCGGCAAGGAGGGTTTTCGAACGAGCCTGAGGGGTGAACGCTACGAAGTGCGCAACGCTACCATGGTGGACTTGATCGGGACCGCCTATACGGTCGACAGCGACAGGGTCAGTGGGGGGCCGAGCTGGTTGGAATTCGATCAATTCGATGTGACGGCCCTGGTTCCGCCCAACACGCAGCAAGCTACGCTAAATCTCATGCTCCAGTCTCTCCTCGCGGACCGGTTCAAGCTGATGGTCCACAACGATACAAAACTTATCCCCGGGTTCGTACTATCGGTGGGCAAGAGCAAACTTAAGGACGCGGACGTATCGGGCAAGACGGGATGCCAGTCGCAACCAGTCATTGAGCGCCAGATAATTATGGTGAACCTTTCCTGCCGCAACATCACCATGGATGCGTTTGCGGCAGAACTGAAGGGCCGCGCCGGTGGCTATGTTTTAAACTCCACCGGGTTGAAGGGTTCATGGGACCTCGATATCCGCTTTACCGATAAGAGCCAGCCAGCCGGATCCGAACGCGTCACCCTGTTGGATGGCATCAATACGCAACTGGGGCTGAAGCTCCAGGAGCAAACGGTGCTGACTCCTGTCATCCTGGTAGACGGAGTCAATGAAAAACCCAGCGTCAATCCGCCGGACACCGCCAAACGGCTACCCCCTCTTCCACCAGCCGCGTTCGAAGTAGCGGTGATTAAGCCGACCGGGACCGGTGGCAACGAGGTAGGGGCCGGAGGCATTCAGCCGGGCGGCCGCGTCATGATATCAGGCGGGATTATTCCCCTGCATTCAGTGATCTCAATCGCCTGGAACCTGGACCCGAATGAAGAGTTGATCGGCGCGCCGAAATGGCTCGATTCGGCGAGATTCGACATGATTGCAACGTTGCCGGCCGCCTTCAGAGGTGCAGATGCCGCGACGGCTCCCATACCGGAGATGCTTCAAACTTTGCTGATGGACCGCTTCAAAATGAAGATCCATTATGAGGACCGCTTGGTGGCTGCTTATGCGTTGGTGGCTGCAAAGCCGAAACTCAAGAAGGCGGACGCTTCGACTCGTACCGGTTGTAAGCTGGAAAACCTATCGCGTACAGGGCAGGTGATCTCTCAACCTGTATCGTGCCAGAACATGACGATGGCACAGTTTGCCAGTCAGCTGCAAAGCATCGCAGGACCATATGGGGGTCCATACTTTCGCTATCCTATTGTGGACGCAACCGGGCTCGACGGAGGCTGGGACTTTAGCTTCGCCTTTGATCCTCTCGTGGCGCTTCAGGCTGCTGGACGGGGCAATCCGTTTTCGGGAGGGCCTGCGGGGGCTACATCCGATCCGGTCGGAGGACTTTCGCTTGTCGACGTCATTGACAAACAGCTCGGGCTGAAACTGGAAGCGCAGAAGCGCACCTACCCCGTTTTCATCGTCGATCACATCGAGGAACGGCCGACCGACAATTGA
- a CDS encoding CopG family antitoxin — MTFLSKLRLFDTHDIGRYWEHMPAVEFEPGAIKVRKHLVAIDEEIVPKLDRIAKSKKMSSESLINKWLREKLSRAG; from the coding sequence ATGACTTTTCTGTCAAAACTACGACTCTTTGATACACACGACATAGGCCGTTATTGGGAGCACATGCCCGCGGTGGAGTTCGAGCCTGGAGCCATCAAAGTCAGAAAGCACCTTGTCGCCATCGACGAAGAGATTGTTCCCAAGCTCGATCGCATCGCGAAATCGAAAAAGATGTCTTCCGAATCGCTCATCAACAAGTGGTTGAGAGAGAAGCTTTCCAGAGCGGGATAG
- a CDS encoding DUF4258 domain-containing protein, with translation MFEWDRNNLRKIRTHGITQEEPEQALLNNPISIYEQDVEGERRFVYYGGTTAGRLLAVIVKEIGDKLRVVTAYDLDAGQRRDYTDRRAKGQ, from the coding sequence ATGTTCGAATGGGACCGGAATAATCTGCGAAAGATTCGGACGCATGGAATCACGCAGGAGGAGCCAGAACAGGCGCTCCTTAACAATCCGATTTCGATCTATGAACAAGATGTGGAGGGTGAACGCCGCTTCGTATACTACGGAGGAACCACCGCAGGCCGGCTGCTGGCTGTCATCGTGAAGGAAATCGGCGATAAGCTGCGGGTGGTGACCGCTTACGATCTCGACGCGGGGCAGCGGCGGGACTACACCGATAGACGCGCAAAAGGGCAGTAA
- a CDS encoding CopG family antitoxin has translation MKKKSLKMPKFRNESEEADWWASPAGRTYVKQRSAQAQSQKTKGMGSSLVAGLNKKGSVQIAIRLPEADLAQARKLAERKGIGYQTLLKMLVREGLVRESRRS, from the coding sequence ATGAAGAAGAAATCTCTTAAAATGCCGAAGTTCCGCAACGAGAGCGAAGAAGCGGATTGGTGGGCCAGCCCGGCCGGGCGCACTTATGTAAAGCAGAGATCCGCTCAAGCTCAATCGCAAAAAACCAAAGGGATGGGATCGAGCCTGGTTGCGGGGTTGAATAAAAAGGGCAGCGTGCAGATCGCCATTCGTCTGCCTGAAGCCGACCTTGCGCAGGCTCGCAAACTCGCTGAACGCAAGGGTATTGGCTATCAAACGCTGCTGAAAATGCTCGTCCGGGAGGGCCTTGTGCGGGAATCCCGCCGCAGCTAA
- a CDS encoding DUF1552 domain-containing protein encodes MFITKKHLSRRTFLTGAGVTIALPFLESMVPAATPLRQTAAAKVRTRFGAIYFPHGATMDKWTPAGNGATFEFSEILEPLKPYRDRINIVSDMSHPQAYGGGSATSNHTRSAAAYLSGAQARSGPQAYLGVTADQVAAQKIGQDTAMPSLELGIEDASLSCGDGLSCAYRDTLSWQSATSPLPMQNNPQVVFERLFGDGSTDELRRARREQSLSLLDSVMGDVNALNKKVSASDRARVDQYMNDLREIERRIEKAGAQVSSDLNVPAAPTGIPKDFEEHIKLMFDLWVLAWQADLTRVTTLLMAKELSNAVYPKSGIRDAFHILSHHSNLRENMDKFAVLNRYHVTVFTYLLEKLKNTPDGDGSLLDHSMVLYGSAMADGNQHNHAPLPVILAGSASGKLKSGRHLRNPKDTTMSNLLLAVLHKLDVPRESFGDSTAAMEI; translated from the coding sequence ATGTTCATCACGAAAAAGCATCTTTCACGGCGCACCTTCCTGACCGGAGCGGGCGTTACGATCGCGCTGCCTTTTCTGGAATCCATGGTTCCTGCGGCAACGCCGCTGCGGCAGACGGCCGCCGCGAAAGTGCGGACGCGTTTCGGCGCGATTTATTTCCCGCACGGCGCCACGATGGACAAGTGGACGCCGGCCGGCAACGGCGCCACGTTTGAATTCTCCGAGATCCTCGAACCGTTGAAACCGTATCGCGACCGCATCAACATCGTCAGCGATATGAGCCATCCGCAGGCCTACGGCGGCGGATCGGCGACTTCGAACCATACGCGCTCGGCTGCCGCCTATCTCAGCGGCGCGCAAGCGCGCTCGGGTCCCCAGGCTTACCTTGGAGTGACGGCCGACCAGGTTGCCGCCCAGAAGATCGGCCAGGATACGGCGATGCCTTCGCTCGAACTCGGTATCGAAGATGCGAGCCTGAGCTGCGGCGACGGGTTGAGCTGCGCCTATCGCGACACGCTTTCGTGGCAGAGTGCGACTTCGCCGCTGCCGATGCAGAACAATCCGCAGGTGGTTTTCGAACGCCTGTTCGGCGACGGCAGCACCGATGAACTGCGCCGCGCCCGCCGCGAACAGTCGCTGAGCCTGCTGGATTCGGTGATGGGCGATGTGAATGCGCTAAACAAGAAGGTTTCCGCCAGCGACCGTGCCCGCGTCGATCAATACATGAATGACCTGCGCGAAATCGAACGGCGCATCGAGAAAGCGGGCGCCCAGGTCTCTTCGGATCTGAATGTGCCCGCCGCTCCGACAGGTATTCCGAAGGATTTCGAAGAACACATCAAATTGATGTTCGACCTGTGGGTTCTGGCCTGGCAGGCGGATCTCACACGCGTCACGACGTTATTAATGGCGAAGGAACTCAGCAATGCGGTCTATCCGAAAAGCGGAATCCGCGACGCGTTCCACATCCTTTCGCATCATTCCAATCTGCGCGAGAACATGGACAAGTTTGCCGTCCTGAACCGCTATCACGTGACCGTGTTCACTTATCTGCTCGAGAAACTGAAGAACACGCCGGACGGCGACGGCAGCCTGCTCGACCATTCGATGGTGCTCTACGGCAGCGCAATGGCCGACGGCAACCAGCACAATCACGCGCCGCTGCCGGTTATTCTTGCCGGCTCCGCGTCCGGCAAGCTGAAAAGCGGCCGTCATCTGCGCAATCCGAAGGACACCACCATGTCCAACCTGCTGCTCGCCGTTCTCCACAAGCTCGACGTGCCGCGGGAATCCTTCGGCGACAGCACAGCCGCGATGGAGATCTGA
- a CDS encoding DUF1592 domain-containing protein has product MCSVPLFAAQAPPLDNALPTKYCVGCHNQRAKTAGLMLDSMDYSNIAKDAATWEKVVRKIKTGMMPPSGARRPERAELDAFASEIEKRLDSAAALHPNPGTPALHRLNRTEYANVIRDLLALDVDVPALLPQDDATEGFDNIADALGTSPSLIQGYISAAMKISRRAVGDRTLIPSQATYNAPPAFAQDRHIEGLPLGTRGGMLVQHTFPMDAEYDFTVGGGIGGGGATTDITVDGNRIGVRNTRNFRLAIAAGPHTIGAALIDRQRGAGVDEAYSDFRVNGLFNPAGGVNTIVINGPFNPAGAGDSPSRKRIFVCRPANLAEEPACARQVVSTLARRAFRRPVQEAELTKLMSFYQHGRKDSDFETGIQEAIARILVAPAFLYRIEDEPATVAAGGVYRLSNLELASRLSFFLWSSMPDDELLDVAIKGRLSDPKVFEQQTKRMLADPKSAALVTNFGGQWLGLRELAKAETSAKNFDDNLRQAFKRETEMLFDSIIREDRSIVTLLDADYTFVDERLAQHYGIPNIHGSYFRRVTLEASSPRRGILGQGSFLTVSSVGTRTSPVTRGRWILENVLGTPAPVPPPGIDTNLEKDAEQVKVTSLRQRLELHRKVEPCASCHKIMDPIGFALENFDMVGTWRTLDGKTPIDSSGQLVDGTKLNGVADLRNALLSRKDRFVTTATQKLLTYATGRTVQYYDMPAVRTIVRRAAQNDYKFSSLVLGVVQSDAFQKKLKS; this is encoded by the coding sequence TTGTGTTCCGTCCCCCTCTTCGCGGCCCAGGCGCCGCCGCTCGATAACGCGCTGCCAACGAAATACTGCGTCGGCTGCCACAATCAGCGCGCGAAGACCGCCGGTCTCATGCTCGACAGCATGGACTACTCGAACATCGCGAAAGATGCCGCCACCTGGGAAAAGGTTGTCCGCAAGATCAAGACCGGGATGATGCCGCCGAGCGGAGCGCGCCGTCCGGAGCGCGCCGAGCTTGACGCCTTCGCATCGGAAATCGAGAAACGCCTCGACAGCGCGGCCGCGCTGCATCCGAATCCCGGCACGCCGGCGTTGCATCGTCTGAACCGTACCGAATATGCGAACGTGATCCGCGACCTGCTCGCGCTGGATGTGGATGTGCCGGCGCTTTTGCCGCAGGACGACGCGACTGAGGGTTTTGACAACATCGCGGACGCCTTGGGAACCTCGCCTTCGTTGATTCAGGGATATATCTCCGCGGCCATGAAAATTTCGCGGCGCGCCGTCGGCGACCGGACGCTGATTCCGTCGCAGGCGACGTACAACGCGCCTCCGGCCTTCGCCCAGGATCGCCATATTGAAGGGCTGCCGCTCGGAACGCGCGGCGGCATGCTGGTCCAGCATACGTTTCCGATGGATGCCGAGTATGACTTCACGGTTGGCGGCGGCATCGGCGGTGGCGGGGCGACGACCGACATTACGGTGGACGGCAACCGGATCGGTGTGCGTAACACCCGGAACTTCCGGCTTGCGATTGCCGCCGGGCCGCATACGATCGGCGCCGCCCTGATCGACCGGCAGCGCGGCGCCGGCGTCGATGAAGCGTATTCCGATTTTCGCGTCAATGGCCTCTTCAATCCGGCCGGCGGCGTCAACACGATCGTGATCAACGGGCCGTTCAATCCAGCCGGCGCCGGCGATTCGCCGAGCCGCAAGCGCATCTTCGTTTGCCGGCCTGCGAACCTGGCCGAGGAACCCGCCTGCGCCCGCCAGGTTGTGAGCACGCTTGCGCGGCGCGCATTTCGCCGCCCGGTGCAGGAAGCCGAACTCACCAAGCTGATGAGTTTCTATCAGCATGGACGCAAGGACTCCGACTTCGAGACCGGCATTCAGGAAGCCATCGCGCGGATACTGGTGGCTCCCGCATTTCTGTATCGCATCGAGGACGAGCCCGCAACCGTGGCCGCAGGCGGCGTCTACCGGCTCAGCAATCTCGAGCTCGCATCGCGGTTGTCGTTCTTCCTGTGGAGCAGCATGCCGGACGATGAGCTTCTCGACGTTGCGATCAAAGGCAGGCTGAGCGATCCGAAAGTCTTCGAGCAGCAGACGAAGCGCATGCTGGCCGACCCGAAGTCCGCAGCGCTGGTCACCAACTTCGGCGGACAATGGCTGGGACTGCGTGAGCTGGCCAAGGCGGAAACGTCCGCCAAGAATTTCGACGACAATCTGCGCCAGGCGTTCAAGCGCGAAACCGAGATGCTGTTCGACAGCATCATTCGGGAGGACCGCAGCATCGTGACGCTGCTCGATGCCGACTACACGTTCGTGGACGAACGCCTCGCGCAGCACTACGGCATTCCGAATATCCACGGCAGTTATTTCCGACGCGTGACTCTGGAGGCCTCGAGTCCAAGGCGCGGCATCCTCGGGCAGGGCTCTTTCCTGACTGTCAGCTCGGTTGGAACGCGCACCTCGCCGGTGACGCGCGGACGCTGGATTCTCGAAAACGTGCTGGGTACGCCGGCGCCGGTACCGCCGCCCGGCATCGACACGAATCTGGAAAAGGATGCCGAGCAGGTGAAGGTCACCTCGTTGCGGCAGCGGCTGGAGCTGCACCGGAAAGTCGAGCCCTGCGCGAGCTGTCACAAGATCATGGACCCGATCGGTTTTGCCTTGGAGAATTTCGATATGGTCGGAACCTGGCGCACGCTCGACGGTAAAACGCCGATCGATTCGTCGGGGCAACTCGTTGATGGGACAAAGCTGAACGGCGTCGCCGACCTGCGGAACGCGCTGCTGTCGCGCAAGGACAGGTTCGTAACCACGGCCACGCAGAAGCTTTTGACTTATGCTACGGGCCGCACGGTGCAATACTACGACATGCCGGCGGTTCGGACGATTGTCCGGCGGGCCGCTCAGAACGATTATAAATTTTCGTCGCTGGTGCTCGGAGTCGTGCAGAGCGACGCGTTTCAGAAGAAACTCAAATCGTAG
- a CDS encoding ankyrin repeat domain-containing protein yields the protein MIPSILLASLIAYGNLADAAAHRDMATVRSMLNQKVDVNAPGTDGTPALHWVVRVDDLETARLLIKAGADVKLADRYGVTPIYLACSNGNAAMTRLLLDAGADPNTTDPTSETALMTASKVGDLETVRALLDHGAKVDTEDPLYKQTALMIAVRENHPDVAGLLVEHGANVNAQTRTGETPGWILPNSVPGFGHGIGIIRGGLPARGSRYFIPGGLTPLLYAARDGRLDAAKLLVNAGADLEKADPNGITPLLMAIADDQMATAQFLIDKGARINVSDWYGRTPLWTAVEVRNMDEDNGTFENGIEREPVLDLIKTLLDKGADPNSRTKESIPIRRFMLRTTGTLEWVDFTGQTPFLRAAYSGDVTVMRLLLKSGADPKIATFGGTTPLMAAAGVNWVVDQTYDEGQKNLLEAVKLCFDLGLSVNDVNSMGITAVMGAANRGSDEILEWLVSKGARLDLKDNEGRTTLNWAEGVFLATHPAKAKPSSIELINKLQSKAN from the coding sequence ATGATCCCTTCAATCCTGCTGGCGTCATTGATCGCTTATGGAAACCTGGCGGATGCGGCCGCGCACCGCGACATGGCAACCGTCCGCTCGATGCTGAATCAAAAGGTCGATGTCAACGCGCCTGGAACCGACGGCACTCCGGCGCTCCACTGGGTTGTGCGCGTCGACGATCTGGAAACCGCGCGTCTCCTTATTAAGGCGGGCGCGGACGTGAAGCTTGCCGACCGCTACGGCGTCACTCCGATCTACCTTGCGTGCTCCAACGGCAACGCCGCGATGACCAGGCTGCTGCTCGATGCCGGCGCCGATCCCAATACGACCGATCCGACGAGCGAGACCGCATTGATGACGGCCTCCAAGGTTGGGGATCTCGAAACCGTCCGCGCCCTTCTCGATCACGGAGCGAAGGTCGACACCGAAGACCCGCTGTACAAGCAGACCGCGTTGATGATCGCTGTGCGCGAAAATCATCCGGATGTCGCCGGGCTTCTCGTCGAACATGGCGCCAACGTGAATGCGCAGACCCGGACCGGCGAAACGCCGGGCTGGATTCTTCCGAATTCCGTGCCCGGCTTCGGTCACGGCATCGGCATCATCCGCGGCGGACTGCCGGCGCGCGGCTCGCGATATTTCATTCCCGGCGGTCTCACGCCGTTGCTCTATGCGGCGCGCGACGGGCGGCTCGACGCCGCAAAGCTCCTGGTGAATGCCGGCGCGGATCTCGAAAAGGCCGATCCGAACGGAATCACGCCGCTGCTGATGGCCATCGCCGACGACCAGATGGCGACGGCGCAATTTCTGATCGATAAAGGCGCCAGGATCAACGTCAGCGATTGGTATGGGCGCACGCCGCTATGGACCGCCGTCGAAGTCCGCAACATGGACGAAGACAATGGAACATTTGAAAACGGCATCGAACGCGAACCTGTCCTGGACCTCATCAAGACGTTGCTCGACAAAGGCGCCGATCCGAATTCCCGGACAAAGGAGAGTATTCCGATCCGCCGCTTCATGCTCCGCACGACCGGCACACTCGAATGGGTCGACTTTACTGGCCAGACGCCATTCCTTCGCGCGGCCTATTCCGGCGATGTTACCGTCATGCGCCTGCTGCTGAAGTCCGGTGCGGATCCGAAAATCGCGACATTTGGAGGAACCACTCCGCTAATGGCCGCCGCCGGCGTGAACTGGGTTGTCGATCAGACCTATGACGAGGGCCAGAAGAATCTCCTCGAGGCCGTGAAGCTTTGCTTCGATCTCGGACTCAGCGTGAACGATGTGAATTCGATGGGCATTACTGCCGTCATGGGCGCGGCGAATCGCGGTTCCGACGAGATCCTCGAGTGGCTTGTCAGCAAAGGCGCGCGTCTCGACCTGAAGGATAACGAAGGCCGCACAACCCTCAACTGGGCCGAAGGCGTTTTCCTCGCCACGCATCCGGCGAAAGCGAAACCCAGCTCGATCGAGCTCATCAATAAACTTCAATCGAAAGCCAACTAG
- a CDS encoding DUF1552 domain-containing protein: MNFITKKHLSRRTFIRGAGVTLALPFLESMLPAQTPLTAAANSRTRLSFIYFPHGVTMDKWAPATEGAGFEFTPILKPLEPFRDHVNIISNTYAPMAYGKDASAGANHTNSSAVFITGAKPEETPRPVLGESADQMAAKKIGQDTPLPSIEMTVEEGGLTSPFRNSIAWQSATSPLPMENNPQVIFEKLFGDGSNEAERNARRKEARSLLDSVTDQLGALQRQLPAGDRGRVTDYLDDVREIERRIQKSQQKLEAAKLDVPDTPAGVPDAFEDHIKMLFDLQVLAFRAEITRIATLMLAHEVSNAVYPATNIRDGFHNLSHHSNVRANMDKFAELNAYHHSMLAYFLGKLKATPDGDGTLLDHALVLYGSGMSNSNEHNHSPLPMILSGGAYGTVKGGRHIKLAKLTTHSNLLLTILHKAGVPAEKIGDSTGVIAEI, encoded by the coding sequence ATGAACTTCATCACCAAAAAACATCTTTCGCGACGGACCTTTATACGCGGTGCAGGCGTCACGCTGGCTCTGCCTTTTCTGGAGTCTATGCTGCCGGCCCAGACGCCATTGACAGCGGCCGCAAATTCCAGGACACGGCTCAGCTTCATCTATTTCCCGCACGGTGTGACGATGGACAAATGGGCGCCCGCAACCGAAGGCGCAGGGTTTGAATTTACACCCATCCTGAAGCCGCTTGAACCGTTCCGCGACCATGTCAACATCATCAGCAACACTTATGCGCCGATGGCGTATGGCAAAGATGCCTCAGCCGGCGCCAACCATACCAATTCATCGGCCGTGTTTATTACAGGGGCCAAGCCGGAAGAGACGCCGCGTCCGGTTCTCGGAGAATCCGCCGATCAGATGGCGGCCAAAAAGATTGGACAGGATACGCCTCTGCCGTCCATCGAAATGACGGTCGAAGAGGGCGGCTTGACCAGCCCCTTCCGGAATTCCATCGCCTGGCAGTCCGCGACCTCTCCACTACCCATGGAAAACAATCCGCAGGTCATCTTCGAAAAACTTTTCGGTGACGGCTCGAATGAGGCCGAACGGAATGCGCGGCGCAAAGAAGCACGCAGCCTGCTCGATTCCGTAACGGACCAGCTCGGCGCCCTGCAGCGGCAGCTTCCGGCCGGCGATCGAGGACGGGTTACCGATTACCTGGATGACGTGCGCGAAATCGAACGCCGGATCCAGAAATCGCAACAGAAGCTGGAGGCAGCGAAGTTGGATGTGCCGGATACTCCGGCGGGTGTGCCGGATGCCTTCGAAGATCACATCAAAATGCTGTTTGATCTCCAGGTGCTCGCCTTCCGCGCCGAGATCACCCGCATTGCAACCCTGATGCTCGCTCATGAGGTCAGCAATGCGGTATATCCCGCAACCAACATCCGCGACGGCTTCCACAATCTCTCGCATCATTCGAACGTACGGGCCAATATGGACAAGTTCGCGGAACTCAATGCATACCATCACAGCATGCTGGCCTATTTCCTCGGGAAGCTCAAAGCCACTCCGGACGGAGATGGAACGCTGCTCGATCACGCGCTCGTTCTCTACGGCAGTGGCATGAGCAACAGCAACGAACACAATCACAGCCCGTTGCCGATGATTCTCTCGGGAGGGGCTTACGGTACCGTCAAAGGCGGCAGGCACATCAAACTGGCAAAACTGACCACCCATTCGAACCTTCTGCTCACCATCCTGCATAAGGCTGGAGTCCCGGCAGAAAAAATCGGGGACAGTACCGGAGTTATTGCGGAGATCTGA